The following proteins are encoded in a genomic region of Desulfobacterales bacterium:
- a CDS encoding radical SAM protein gives MNILSPFQVNIELSTVCNYSCKHCAVSLPSYKGIVMNRENAFKIIDELSLMNYPPIVIGLSGHGESTILPWFEDLIIYIRKKISKVNIGFNTNGSNLGRIGKTIIMQKVDHITISVDGGTEETFDEIRGKGNFNRLMDNLSIFNEYKTNLKSTIPYICFAITLTNKSIFELEKIVNIAHTFNVKHIVTQPLTPYIDLNTEDFTLNKMTEQEKIVAYSSFCSARDLSKKLNIKFNSLNDDIFDEPKITWNEKNSSISKIESIPQTENDEKNYRLCLDQWNIMFIKPDGRFNTCCYRDSDISETMESHSLIDIWYNSYGLNQIRHNLITGNLDKVCKNCVVRSASDIPPKPPNNKVKRMLLYNFGHLIRQIKNKIARE, from the coding sequence ATGAACATTCTTTCACCATTTCAGGTTAATATAGAATTAAGTACGGTGTGTAATTATTCTTGCAAACATTGCGCAGTAAGCTTGCCTTCGTATAAAGGAATAGTAATGAACCGTGAAAATGCTTTCAAAATAATTGATGAGCTTTCTTTAATGAATTATCCTCCTATAGTTATTGGATTAAGTGGACACGGAGAATCAACTATCCTTCCATGGTTTGAAGATTTAATTATATATATTCGAAAAAAAATTTCAAAGGTTAATATTGGTTTTAATACAAATGGTTCCAATTTAGGAAGAATTGGAAAGACTATTATAATGCAAAAAGTTGATCATATTACTATTTCAGTGGACGGAGGGACGGAAGAAACTTTTGATGAGATACGTGGCAAAGGAAACTTTAATAGGTTAATGGATAATTTATCAATATTTAATGAATATAAGACTAATCTTAAATCAACAATACCTTATATTTGTTTTGCGATTACTTTAACAAATAAAAGTATTTTTGAATTAGAAAAAATTGTTAATATTGCACATACATTTAATGTAAAACATATAGTTACACAACCATTAACTCCTTATATAGATCTCAATACAGAAGATTTTACTTTAAACAAAATGACCGAACAAGAAAAGATCGTCGCTTATAGTTCTTTTTGTAGTGCAAGAGATTTGTCGAAGAAATTAAATATAAAATTTAATAGTTTAAATGATGATATATTTGACGAACCTAAAATAACTTGGAATGAAAAGAACAGCAGTATTTCTAAGATAGAAAGCATTCCTCAGACAGAAAATGATGAAAAAAATTATCGTCTTTGTTTAGATCAATGGAATATTATGTTTATTAAACCTGATGGAAGATTTAATACTTGTTGTTATCGTGATAGTGATATTAGTGAAACTATGGAATCACATTCATTAATAGATATTTGGTATAATTCTTATGGGCTGAATCAAATTAGACATAATCTTATTACAGGGAATTTGGATAAAGTATGTAAAAATTGTGTAGTACGTAGTGCTTCAGATATTCCACCTAAACCTCCAAATAATAAAGTTAAAAGAATGTTATTATATAATTTTGGACATTTAATCAGACAAATAAAAAATAAAATAGCGAGAGAGTAA
- a CDS encoding discoidin domain-containing protein, with product MKKYVFLLFLCLNILGCIDNIALNKPVFCSSYMDNYPAILAIDGDNNSTWNSGQYANGWIEIDLGCESSVEFVSLFVSQNPSGNTTHELYFGDSSRNYSLIYTFIGYTTDGQELKYTCSNAISNVRYVKVVTKHSPSWVSWKEIKVMGTNAEMEKIKEDQNFKGHLRYFGYHWGAGDHGGMSKNNYMSEFSDHCNFVFISGNEVKKLQEAKERNMKAILYCANYLFKKDETNTPIFIGDSIWDEYANIIAPYVDNILAFYPVDEPFLHGFTKELCKLGNDTIKKRFPSIPIIVTFAYKSMSENGWSIPEGYDWITFDIYKDFDDIKTGFEFLKKQINTNQKIFLTPEGCIISKPPSYISPTIYRQLEIVNKARQYYNLARMNKEVIGLFTFLWPSFSTENLVPSEEAEMAIGVRDMEIVKKEYQRIGREIINGGKP from the coding sequence ATGAAAAAATATGTATTTCTACTATTTTTATGTTTAAATATTTTAGGTTGTATTGATAATATAGCGCTAAATAAACCAGTTTTTTGTTCAAGTTATATGGATAATTACCCTGCAATTTTAGCTATAGACGGAGATAATAATTCAACATGGAATTCCGGACAGTATGCAAATGGATGGATAGAAATTGATCTTGGGTGTGAAAGTTCCGTAGAGTTTGTATCTTTATTTGTTTCACAAAATCCTTCCGGTAATACTACTCATGAACTTTATTTTGGTGATTCATCAAGAAACTATAGTTTAATTTATACATTTATTGGGTACACAACAGATGGACAAGAATTAAAATATACATGTTCAAATGCTATATCGAATGTACGATATGTTAAAGTTGTTACTAAACATAGTCCTTCATGGGTTTCATGGAAGGAAATTAAAGTAATGGGTACTAATGCCGAGATGGAAAAAATTAAAGAAGATCAAAATTTTAAAGGACATCTTCGTTATTTTGGTTATCACTGGGGAGCTGGAGATCATGGGGGGATGTCGAAGAATAATTATATGTCTGAATTTTCAGATCATTGTAATTTTGTATTTATCAGTGGAAATGAAGTTAAAAAACTTCAAGAAGCTAAAGAACGCAATATGAAGGCAATATTATATTGCGCTAATTATTTATTTAAGAAAGATGAAACTAATACACCTATTTTTATAGGAGATTCAATTTGGGATGAATATGCAAATATAATAGCTCCATACGTTGATAATATTTTAGCATTTTATCCAGTTGATGAACCTTTTTTACATGGTTTTACAAAAGAACTTTGTAAACTTGGAAACGATACTATCAAAAAAAGGTTTCCAAGTATACCTATTATAGTAACTTTCGCTTATAAGTCTATGTCTGAAAATGGATGGAGTATTCCAGAAGGCTATGATTGGATAACTTTCGATATATATAAAGATTTTGATGATATTAAAACTGGTTTTGAGTTTCTAAAAAAGCAAATAAACACAAACCAAAAAATCTTTCTTACCCCTGAAGGTTGTATTATTTCTAAACCACCTTCTTACATATCTCCTACGATATATCGTCAACTCGAAATTGTAAATAAAGCAAGACAATACTACAATTTGGCAAGAATGAATAAAGAAGTTATAGGGCTTTTTACATTTCTTTGGCCTAGTTTTTCTACCGAAAATTTGGTTCCTTCAGAGGAAGCAGAAATGGCGATAGGTGTTAGAGATATGGAGATAGTCAAAAAAGAATATCAACGAATCGGTAGAGAAATTATTAACGGAGGTAAGCCATAA